The genome window agcaaagCATGCTGAAGAACAAATCTATCCTGTGGAGTTACTTTGATTTCTAGAGTGATGTCCAGAAAAGGGTCAAATGTATCAGAGACTGCTTTGCAGTTTAAACATTTAActgaaagagaaacaaaaacagagtTCATCAGATTCAagatattataaaaaaataatatccaCAAATTGATGTCACAAACTTACCTCTGGACCTTAGGTAACCACCAAATACCTGATGAATAAAAGTGGTCGCCTGCGTTTGCCTGTCCAATCTGCCATACAACACAGAAGGTCTTAACTCACAAGCAAATGCAGCAACGAAAGACTTTCCCGTCGTGTTTATTGCAAATCCTCCACTAAGGATGAAACTTACTTGGTTCCAGGCAAGCAGGACTTTTGCATAGCATCCACCGTGTACCTAATAAATTCATGGGCATCCTCCTGGCTTCCATAGCGGAAGTGCTTCGCGATTCCTGCGTTGGGAAGAGTACAGCATAAGAAACGGACTAGCACCGGAAAACCAGTTCCCTCCAAATTCATGAAAGTAAACAGATAAACAGCGCCACCTGTTGTTCACTCTGAGTAAAGACAAAACGCCTGTACTTACTTTTGAGCTCGTTCAGCACACCCATTGGCTTAATAACGTTCCCAGAGTTGGCAAAAACTTGAATGATGTGGTTTTGCATGGTGCACATCATACAGAAGCCTGGCTCGTGACCTGTGGCAtcacagaacaaaaaaaaagagaaaaatacatcaaaCATGACTGATAGCTAGAAGGCAGACAACCCTgacccaaacaaaaacaaaaaaaacatacatacatgttttCGAGTGTTCCCGTGACAGCATGTAGTTGGCAAATGGCGGCGTGTAGGTGAGACACTGGAGGGCCGAGTTGAGGAAACAAGTGTTGCCCATGTTCTGCAGGCCGGCGCCTATGCGATGAACCTGGTTCCACTTTAGGCTAAGACGCTCGGGAGAGAAGAGGACCTTCTGCGGCATGTCAATGCCATCGCCGCTGCACAACACTGGACACACAACAGACTAAAATTAGACTGAGTACATTTCTCAAGAGTAGCTCATAGGACCAGTTCCTGCCATTGTGCTGTATTGCCTATTTAGCACAGAAAAAGGAAGCTGGGCCATTAAGTACATATATTCAACATGTTCTAAAATATGAAAGATACTTTTTGTAACGGTATCTAAAGACAAAGCACAGCCTTTGTAAAAAGTTATTTCTATTCCTGAGTTGACACAAAGCATAGATCAAAGACGGTTTATTCAGCTCAGCTTGAATTCTTGTCAATTATTATTCACACACTCATCTGTCCCCCTACCATGCTCCTTGGGCCGGTCCACGGAGGGAGGCGTGCTATTGTAGACAACGGCGCCAGGCGTCGGGCCCAAGCAGCCCCCCGGAACCTTCAGCCGCGGCGAGTCAGTGGGTAGGGTGGGACCCACTGCCCAGCTGCTGGAAcagctgctgtccatcccgtcTCCACTGGTGAAGGGGGATCTCTTGCAACCGACTGACTCGTGGTCAGAATTTTCGGAGGATCTGTCAACAATGGTCATAGTTCATTgctgtgggtggggggggggaaacataaAAGATTTTAGGGCAGGCAAGAATCACAGTTTACAAATTCTTGAGAGCGCTTGTGCTCTGTTTGGTTCATGAGTTGACATTGGCAATAGGCAGAGTACACCTTGGACTGGTTGCTGGCCAATCACAGGACATATGTACACAacctttctttcattttcacactAATGGATATTTTAGAGTAATAAATGAACCTACGATTTAATGACTTTTATACCAAATCAAAATGTGGCTTTCATATGTTGTGATTGCACGGTTCCCCATTAAGTTGTGGACAATTTAATAGAATTTCATCAGCAGAGACAACAAacgtacaaaataaaaaacaattgcaacaGCTTGACAAATCGTTATACAATCTCACTTTTAGTTATTACAAAACAGCAAAGAAGTTATACTGAATGTGATCATTCACACGTAAAAGGCTCCACTTGCCCTTAAATAGCATTTCTTGGGAGATCAAAAACGTACTAGCGTCGTCATAAAAAATTTTTATCACGCGTTGTTAAAAagagcttttaaaaaaaacgctttcactttttattttctcttggaTAAAGTTGTGTGTaaaggtgagaaaaaaaaacgggcgAATTTCCTGGTTGGGAAGCAGCTGTTCCCTCCCACTCCCCGTTACTGACTCACGTTGGCGGCTAGGCCTGTCGCGCGCACAGCCGTTCAATCACAATAAAGCATTCCTCAAACATGAATGGTTTGTTGCAGGAACACAATAATGGATTTTAAACATTTCTTCACGCAGTCAACAGAGCTTGAATAACAAACTGGTGTGAATGTTGTATAGACGAACACCATGGAAACGGCGACCATTACGCAAAAGCTAAAGAGCTAACAAGACGTGCTAACGTTAGCCGACTTAGCACGATGGACGGGGCTGACATGGCGGAGAGCACAGCGAGTCTCTTAGCGATCGAACACTACGTTGCGGTTTCGTTTTTGGAAAAGTATTTTGATTGTATAGCATGATGGCCTTGGTTCACGAACGCGTAGCTAAAGGAGGGGCTCGACACCGGCAGCCGTGTGTTCATTGCGCCGCTCCAGGAGACATGACAGTACCGGTGTAAGGATGCCACAACAAACCGGAGCGACTCGGGTCCACCAGAACGCGACGGCCGTGTCGTTGAATACCCACTTGATCATAAAAGCGTCGAGACACTCACCTGGAATATTGTTAAAAGCACGTTTGTAGCGATTGTAAAGCCATTCCTTATTTCCAAGCTGGTGTCCGGCGGTGAACAATGACGTAGATGAGCTTTCCACGGCAACATCCGGGCACCTGGGATCAAACTAGGTCTGTGATTGGCTCCCTCCATCGTTTGACTGCGTTTCGTGCAGATCCGTCGCACGTTCGTGCCACCGACCTTTGTGTACATGCACATTCATCACCGTGCGCGTTCCACATACAAATCAATTCATACATGACGCCGATGGATTCGAAAAACATTTCGACTGACGTTACCGCATATATTACACTATCTTCGTAGACGTTCGAGTGCCCCTTGGAAGTGAGGGCTCAACTATTTCAACTTTAAAAAGTTCAACGTACGGTGTCCACTTCCTGATttgatcaaacaaaaacaaaaaaaaacatccacaaaGGCATCAAAACATACAGGTTGGAGTCTTTCGCATTCATTTTccgaacaaaaataaaaaataatgtacaaAAGTGTGTGTTAATTTGACAGATGATTGTGCAGTAATTAATTAAGTTTTCAAACTTGCTTTAAGCAGAAGTCAGCACCTACCTGCCACCATAAAGTGTGCCCGATTAACCCAAAATAAATTTATGATACTTGGGTAGGGTtttcttgttattttattttgctttctaGTGGACACCAGAAGAAATGTGGTAAGTCTTAAAAGTATTTAACTGTTTGTAATTCCTTTAACCTTATTTAAGGTTCCAGGTCTGGCTGGAATTCTGCCATAAGACCCAAATGAGTCTGCAAAACGTCTCCTATACATTTGCTTTTCAAGCTGTTGACAAgagcaaacaaaataaaaaatacctgCCCAATACTGTAAAACACtgtaaataatttaatatGACATATATTAATTGTAATGGACCTTTCTATAAAAGTTTCCAAGACCACACGAATGCACTCGCACAAATTAAATCACTCAAGTCAAGACACATTGTGAACCTTTGAAGCGTCAAGTGTCTTCCCAACTCTGACAATTTTGAAAAGTGCTGTGTGAACTTTGTAGCCGCTGTATTTGTTTCCTCAAAAGATGAATTTCTTCCTCTTGTGCTGCAACCTTTTTCTTCAAACCACAGATTACctgaagagaagaaaaaacacacacatgaataTTAGTtgagtttattaaaaaaaaaaaaaaaaactggattaCATCAACAAGATTTGATTGCTTTAAATTATATACCACATCTTTACTGCAGAAGAGTTCACTCTGTAGAAGCTGGCTGGCCGTGGGTCGCGTGCCGGGCTCAATACTCGTCAGCTTTGAGATGTAATTGGCGAGGACAGGCCATCTGTTGCTGAACGACTCGGATATTTTCCCCTCTCGCAGGTCCCCTAATGTCCGGACTCGCTCCATCTCTGTACCAAAGGGCTGAAAAAGCTCCAGAGCGAGCACCCCGATGCTGTACATGTCTGACTAGGAGAGAAACAACAAAGTTGAGCAAACAaaattttatctttttattcaactATCCTACGCCTGCTATAAATACCTTTGAATCATAATGGGAGCTCCGCAGTTGCTCAGGTGCTGCGTAGACAAATGTACCCACGCCCGTCGTATGTGGGGAATCTGAAAAGTACACCAGAAACATGACACCACTAACAATTGACTATTCTGGAGGTAAAATGTTGCAAACAATGAGATTTTACCATCAGTGGGAGAAATGACGCTTTCAGGATTATTTAGTATTAGACCACTGCAAGCTAAACCAAAGTCGCCAATACGAACGTGACAGTCATGACCGTTGAGGAAAATGTTCCTTggctgtgggggggggggagattaATCAAAGTGCCATTAATACACAGTGCACAGCACTTACCTTGAGGTCTCTGTGAATTATTCCACTCGTGTGAATGTATTCCACCCCTTCCAGAATTTTTCTGAGCAGACTGAACGTGTTCTCAGCGTTCACGCATCCGTAAGGACCTGCGAAGATTATTGTTGGAAACGTTACAAACCTCATCCAGTAAATTCGACAAATGTGAATTTGATGCGGAGTGAATACATCTTGAAATTTGCTCCTCTTTGGGCTTGGAATTCCTCTCAGTCATCCAGTCTTTGAGCGAACGTTCACATAGCTGCATTTGGATGTAGAGCATCAGGTGGAGGCGGACCTGCGCACGCCATAAGGAACAACTTTATTGATAaagcgattaaaaaaaaataattgtgtccATTTTTATTCACCTACCTCCTTAGCGGGTTTTGCCATCTGTTTATTGTCGCTATACTGCTCACACTTCTTTTCAACACAGGAGGAGTTGTTGTTGACCTCAATCCCGCTATTGCTAGACTCCTCCTCCAACAGTCCGGACGTGTCCCAACCAACGGCGGGACATTTCGAGGTCTTAATGGGCCCTCTCTGTCCCAGGAAGACGCAGGGTACGTAGTTCTCGGGGATACGTCGCATCATACTCGGACACGCCTCCTGACCCTTCTCTTGTGTCAGCGCTAGTGGGTTGCCAGGTGGGCCATTGCTTGGCGGCACAGCGGCGTTTGAAGAACAGTTCACCTGCGGCTGGCTTCGGCTTTGGAAAACTACAGAGTAACTTGAGCTACTGCTGTCAAGGTCCTCGTCAGAACTGCAATTAAAAAGGCAATACAAGTGTGTGCAAAACTGTGCAGCCGTGTTTTTAGTTCTCTTACATGTCTTCTTGTGTAGCCAATTCAGGTAGGCGATTCTCTGCATCTGCAATGGGAAGCAGTTTGCCATGACATCTTTGTCCAGAGGTTACAACACCattcacaaaaacaatttgagttTCCTTACACGTCGTGGACTGAACGTGCTCCATCCACGCTGTGTGATAGCCGACGATGTTGACGTGTTGCAAACTGGACAGCACTTTCACTTCTCTGAGAACCTATTTCATAATACACAGGAACGTTGCAGTTATGAGACGATTCTTGGACGTGAAAGCAAATATAAAATTTAAGCCGACCGCTCACCTTCATGCAATCCTCCTTTGAGACTTTTTTAATGAGAATCTTCTTCACAGCATAGCACTGCCCATCCAGTTTGTTTAGCACCTTTgtaaaagaataaaagaaaTTGGGTGACCAATACTCAACAGTCAAAATAGCCACATCATAAACAATGTAGCACCTTATAAACATTCCCATAAGATCCTTTTCCAATTCTACCAATTTCTTCAAACTCGCTTAAATAACGGGACGTCTGGGCTTGAAAGAGTCTCTCCTTTTGTCTGCGGGAGGACAAACAGCAACTTAAAGCAGGTGGCACTTTTCAAAGTAGTCTGACATGCTTCAAGTTTTTTGAACTATTAAAAGTTAGCTTCACCTCAGTGCagggttgtgtgtgtttatgttaaGGCTTTGCTGCTCCTGAATAATacgaaaagaacaaaaaatagaGATTAGGggttaaattaaaaatgttcaagTAATCTATCAGAtcaaaagatttattttttttaccagtgAGTACGGTGAGGAGCTAACAGCGTTTAGCAGCTCGGTGAAGGCCCGATTGTGTTGGAGTCTGACTGTGCTGAACTCGTCACTTATGGCCAAAGGTGAGAGAAGATTCATAGAAGCTAACCGCTGGCCAATAACtaatagaaacaaaaaaaggcaaaagttcAGGTGGCAGgattttacattatttcatCATTGCGGTCCGTACCTTTAAATAATGTTCGCGAGCGTGCTGGATTACTTTCGTAAACAAAGCACAAAAGCTCCAGCAGGGAGCCCATGAGGAGGTGGTTGGGGATAGCTGAGGCAAACTCTTGGACGGACGAGTCGCGTCTACCCGCCAAGAGAACTTCATGGTGACTGTCGGTGTCGGAAGCTGAGAGAGAAATAAAACTGACTAAGGGCATGGCAATAACAGTAgacacaaatcatttttaatccaaattttaaaagtattaaaaaaaaaagtcagttctcatattacatttgaaataaaagacGTTACATCAAATTCTCTTACCTTCTTCGATTATTTTTGCTAGTATttcaacaatgtttttttctttttggtccATCTTTTAATGACAACACGCAGAGCAGCACTACTGAGTGTCTTGTAACATTTTAAGGCAACAATACTCATCTTGTTTATACATAAGGGGGCGTATACTGCTGCCATCCTTATCTTGAAGGACCAGTGCCTACCAGACCTCCACCTCTTTCCATTAACAGGGAGGCAGCATATAATGAGATAATATTTTTACAGAATGCAAATCTGTCTCATTAATGAACGTTCTATACTCCTTAAACCTCCTGACAGTCATTGTGTTGGGGGAATATCTTGCTTCTCCAAATCTGCTGAATCATCTATGTTTACTTTTGTCATTACGTGTAGACTTTTAAGTCTCTCAAGCCAAACAACAGAATTTTCTGTAAGACTTTTACAAATGACTAGTAATACGCACGTTTTGGAATCTTTAATTCAGAAAGCAACAACAGGGCTAACGCTTTAAGCTAATCCTGAATAGTTACCTGCTGCTTAAATTACTGTAAATGTTacataagaagaagaaaagctgCTTACTGTCAAAGTGTACTTCATCGTCCTCTTCGGTGGCAAGACTTGGCAGACTACTGCAGTCATGATTACCAACGGCTTTAAGCAGACAGCTTCGGGGAAGTAGAATCTTATTACTGCTACTAGAACATTCCTCCGATCGCAAGTGCCTGCTAGCGGACGTTAAACTGTACATGTTAATTGACCATAATAAATAACCGAGGATCTGAATTTAGGCGAGCAAATACTATCTGTATTGGTTCAAACAAACTTGGTTATATGTTTATATAATTGGACAACAATTCTCACGAGTTGTAaggtggcggccatctttCCTTAGACTCAGGAAGGCACCGTCAGCAAATACAATTTATtgttataaaatattatttgctGTCATTAACAAAATGAAACTCTACAGAAAGCACATATGATTATGaacatctaaataaatatacatttcGAATCAatcatgaagaaaaataagtgTCTTCTCATGACGACACTTTATTTGTACATTCAACCCTGATCATTTGTACGTGCGCCCTAAAGCCACATTGGGCCTATGGCGGTGATGAAATGTTACAGTGCGATAAAATATTTAGAGATAAGTTATTTCTGTAGTGagttagtttttttatttttataattttacaaACAGGTTTTTATTAATAATTCCTCTCTTTTTAAAGGTACATGTGATGCGCTTAGTTTGTTGACATGCGCATCTAATACGCAGCGGTGACTCTGCTAATGTCCGTCTACGCCGCGCGGTACGGTTTGAGACctcatgtttgtttacatcatGGCTACCTTTGTTTTGGCTGTTTTTTCCACTAAAGTATCAGTAAATGATCAAAAGTTAACAATGGGCTAATCATTTATTCTATGCCTGCGTTTTATAACTATCGGATTTCTATTTCACATCAAAACCTCTGAACGTAGTGTGGCTCAATCCCTGCAACATTTTCTGAATTATGACTGACAATTGGTAAGttgatttttgattttgaataagaggaaggaaaagaagTGTGCAGTCTTTGTAATTGCCCGTTTTGCATTTAGTAGCTTGGAACCTGCTGGAGCCATCAAGGCCATTGACAAGAACTCGGTGCATCAAATCTGCTCTGGTCAGGTGGTGCTGACCTTGGCCACTGCTGTTAAAGAACTGGTGGAGAACAGTATTGATGCTGGGGCCACCAACATtggtaagaaaagaaaatgggaaAATTGTATGAATCAGCACAATACTTAGTAGAACTACTAAATATTCCAGATGTCAAACTGAAGGAGCACGGAATTGAACTTGTGGAAGTATCTGATAATGGAAAAGGTGTCGAGGAGGCCAACTTTGAAGGATTGAGTACGTATCTGTTAATTTATAATCGTTAAGATGTTTGAATGATGACATGTGTCACCTGTCCCATAGCGTTAAAACATCACACTTCAAAATTGAGGGATTTTTCCGATCTCCTCCATGTGGAGACATTTGGCTTCAGAGGTGAAGCCCTCAGTTCTTTATGTGCACTAAGGTGATATATCTCGACAGCCTGTCTTCAAATCTCTATAATGAGTGCTAAATTGTACTTACTTTGTTATTCTCCCACCAGTGACGTAAGTGTGGTGACGTGCCATGAATCCAGCACCGTCGGGACCAAGCTGGTCTTTGACCACAAGGGCCACTTGGTTCAGCGGCTACCTCATCCACGGCAGCAAGGCACCACAGTCACCCTGCAGCAGCTCTTCCTAACCCTGCCCGTCAGACACAAGGAGTTCCGGCGCAATATTAAAAGGGCCAGTTGAATATTTGTTTCATGTAATAGGCAACAGAGGCCTGATTAATGGATCTAGACTGAATTGATTTGTCGTTGATTCTTTTAGGAGTTCACCAAAATGGTGCATGTTTTGCAGTCTTACTGCATCATCTCTACTGGCGTGCGCATTACCTGCTCCAACCAAAGTGGACAGGGGAAGCGCAACATTGTTGTAAACACAAGTGGAAGCCAGAATATGAGAGACAACATAGGAGCTATATTTGGACCCAAACAGGTTGGAAAATAGAATTCGACAACACTGACATGTTGAAGtcgttgatttttttttttttacattgtttcTGCAGCTACAGAACCTTCTGCCCTTTCAGCATGTGCCTCCTAATGACAACGTCTTGGAAGAATATGGTCTTGAGAACGCGGAACTCccccaaaaattattttggtgAGTAACACTGTTAATGTAGATGTTGCGGAttcaatattaatatttttgaaattttggcaGCATCACAGGCTTTGTGTCACAAGCAGACCACGGTGTGGGAAGAAGTGCCACAGACAGACAATTCTTTTTTATAAACAAGCGACCATGTGACCCCCAAAAGGTATGTAATGGATTTGTTGGGGTTTTTGCTTCCAACCTGAATTCTGGTTCTTCTCCCCTGACAGGTGACCAAACTTGTGAATGAAGTCTATCATATGTATAACAGACATCAGTATCCATTTGTTGCCCTGAACATCGAAGTTGCCTcaggtaaaagaaaaaaatgttaaaaagggTCATTTTAAGCATTGTAGTTTTTTAAGtattcactatttttttttaaatttcagagTGTGTGGATGTCAACGTTACCCCAGACAAGCGGCAGATTCTCCTTCAGGAGGAGAAACTCTTATTAGCCATTTTAAAGTCTTGTCTCATCAGCATGTTTGAGGCCGGGGTCAATAAAATTAGTCTAAACAATACTCTCATTCCCAGCAGCGGTAAGATGGCATTATTTCATTCAAGAAAAACTTGACTGTAACATCTCCTGTGACTATTTTCCAGCGACTGCATCTAAACAATCTGAAGAGAACATGTTTGAGTCTGGAGATAACACACGACTCGTGACTGAGAGCCCGAAGTCATCCCTGAACTTGGCTGATCTAAAAGCTGCTTTTTCGAATTACCACAACTCCAATTCTGGTGTCAAGTCCAATTTGTCAAAAGCTGCCAATAATTCTCCGGcgcaaaaaaacatcaagtcTTTCTTTAAAGACACTGGAAAAACTTCCTGTAATCCAGGTGGGAAATCTCCTTTAACCCTCAAGTGTAATTTGAAGACAGGTTCCTCAGCAGGGAGGTCAGTTCTGGATGGGTTCAGATATGGTAAAGGTCATGACTCCAAGGACATTGCTCCATACAGTTTGGACATTCCTTCACCAGATAGTCAGAATTGTGACCCACATTCACCTGCTTTTGATGTGGAAGAACcgatcataaaaaaagaagcaccGACAGAGACAACCGAAGTTCTCCAGGAGTCTTACCTGCAAATCGAACCAACCGCTGAGAGCGAGTGTCGCTCTTTGAGTCCAGATTTGAAAAGAGCCAGAAAAGAGAATCCAGATTGTGCGGTGGATGCTCCGATCAGTTTACAGAAGAGGGCAGTGTCGCTCTATTTCTCATTGCAAGACCTGACTGGGAAGATAAAAAGGTTACAGGACCGCaagcagaaggaaaaaaacagtgaGGAGCTTCAGTACCGACGCTTCAGAGCCAAAATCAACCCGGGAGAAAGCCAATGTGCAGAGGcggagctgaagaaggagaTCAGGTGGGCTCATATATAAACTCAACATTATTATGGCAATTGGTTAATCTGCTttttgtgccccccccctccacaacAGCAAAGACATGTTCAAACAGATGGAAATTGTAGGCCAGTTTAATCTGGGCTTTATCATCACCAAACTCAACTCGGACATCTTCATGATCGACCAGCATGCCACAGATGAGAAATACAACTTTGAAATGctgcaacaacacacagtGCTCCAAGGACAAAAACTCATTGTGCAAGTatccaaacatttcaaatgaatttgaatgtgAAACGAACAAGTTAGGTCGAATTAGACTTtgatgtatttgtttatttttcagccCTCAAAAACTTCACCTCACTGCAGTCAACGAGAACGTACTTATGGAAAATATTGAGATCTTTCAAAAGA of Syngnathus acus chromosome 19, fSynAcu1.2, whole genome shotgun sequence contains these proteins:
- the eif2ak1 gene encoding eukaryotic translation initiation factor 2-alpha kinase 1 isoform X2, with amino-acid sequence MDQKEKNIVEILAKIIEEASDTDSHHEVLLAGRRDSSVQEFASAIPNHLLMGSLLELLCFVYESNPARSRTLFKVIGQRLASMNLLSPLAISDEFSTVRLQHNRAFTELLNAVSSSPYSLEQQSLNINTHNPALRQKERLFQAQTSRYLSEFEEIGRIGKGSYGNVYKVLNKLDGQCYAVKKILIKKVSKEDCMKVLREVKVLSSLQHVNIVGYHTAWMEHVQSTTYAENRLPELATQEDISDEDLDSSSSSYSVVFQSRSQPQVNCSSNAAVPPSNGPPGNPLALTQEKGQEACPSMMRRIPENYVPCVFLGQRGPIKTSKCPAVGWDTSGLLEEESSNSGIEVNNNSSCVEKKCEQYSDNKQMAKPAKEVRLHLMLYIQMQLCERSLKDWMTERNSKPKEEQISRCPYGCVNAENTFSLLRKILEGVEYIHTSGIIHRDLKPRNIFLNGHDCHVRIGDFGLACSGLILNNPESVISPTDDSPHTTGVGTFVYAAPEQLRSSHYDSKSDMYSIGVLALELFQPFGTEMERVRTLGDLREGKISESFSNRWPVLANYISKLTSIEPGTRPTASQLLQSELFCSKDVVICGLKKKVAAQEEEIHLLRKQIQRLQSSHSTFQNCQSWEDT
- the eif2ak1 gene encoding eukaryotic translation initiation factor 2-alpha kinase 1 isoform X1, with translation MYSLTSASRHLRSEECSSSSNKILLPRSCLLKAVGNHDCSSLPSLATEEDDEVHFDTSDTDSHHEVLLAGRRDSSVQEFASAIPNHLLMGSLLELLCFVYESNPARSRTLFKVIGQRLASMNLLSPLAISDEFSTVRLQHNRAFTELLNAVSSSPYSLEQQSLNINTHNPALRQKERLFQAQTSRYLSEFEEIGRIGKGSYGNVYKVLNKLDGQCYAVKKILIKKVSKEDCMKVLREVKVLSSLQHVNIVGYHTAWMEHVQSTTYAENRLPELATQEDISDEDLDSSSSSYSVVFQSRSQPQVNCSSNAAVPPSNGPPGNPLALTQEKGQEACPSMMRRIPENYVPCVFLGQRGPIKTSKCPAVGWDTSGLLEEESSNSGIEVNNNSSCVEKKCEQYSDNKQMAKPAKEVRLHLMLYIQMQLCERSLKDWMTERNSKPKEEQISRCPYGCVNAENTFSLLRKILEGVEYIHTSGIIHRDLKPRNIFLNGHDCHVRIGDFGLACSGLILNNPESVISPTDDSPHTTGVGTFVYAAPEQLRSSHYDSKSDMYSIGVLALELFQPFGTEMERVRTLGDLREGKISESFSNRWPVLANYISKLTSIEPGTRPTASQLLQSELFCSKDVVICGLKKKVAAQEEEIHLLRKQIQRLQSSHSTFQNCQSWEDT
- the pms2 gene encoding mismatch repair endonuclease PMS2 isoform X1 produces the protein MSVYAARLEPAGAIKAIDKNSVHQICSGQVVLTLATAVKELVENSIDAGATNIDVKLKEHGIELVEVSDNGKGVEEANFEGLTLKHHTSKLRDFSDLLHVETFGFRGEALSSLCALSDVSVVTCHESSTVGTKLVFDHKGHLVQRLPHPRQQGTTVTLQQLFLTLPVRHKEFRRNIKREFTKMVHVLQSYCIISTGVRITCSNQSGQGKRNIVVNTSGSQNMRDNIGAIFGPKQLQNLLPFQHVPPNDNVLEEYGLENAELPQKLFCITGFVSQADHGVGRSATDRQFFFINKRPCDPQKVTKLVNEVYHMYNRHQYPFVALNIEVASECVDVNVTPDKRQILLQEEKLLLAILKSCLISMFEAGVNKISLNNTLIPSSATASKQSEENMFESGDNTRLVTESPKSSLNLADLKAAFSNYHNSNSGVKSNLSKAANNSPAQKNIKSFFKDTGKTSCNPGGKSPLTLKCNLKTGSSAGRSVLDGFRYGKGHDSKDIAPYSLDIPSPDSQNCDPHSPAFDVEEPIIKKEAPTETTEVLQESYLQIEPTAESECRSLSPDLKRARKENPDCAVDAPISLQKRAVSLYFSLQDLTGKIKRLQDRKQKEKNSEELQYRRFRAKINPGESQCAEAELKKEISKDMFKQMEIVGQFNLGFIITKLNSDIFMIDQHATDEKYNFEMLQQHTVLQGQKLIVPQKLHLTAVNENVLMENIEIFQKNGFEFQIDEDAQVMERVKLVSLPTSKNWTFGPTDIEELIFMLSDSPGVMCRPSRVRQMFASRACRKSVMIGTALSTSEMKKLVGHMAEIEQPWNCPHGRPTMRHLVNLDLLSQN
- the pms2 gene encoding mismatch repair endonuclease PMS2 isoform X3, giving the protein MTDNCLEPAGAIKAIDKNSVHQICSGQVVLTLATAVKELVENSIDAGATNIDVKLKEHGIELVEVSDNGKGVEEANFEGLTLKHHTSKLRDFSDLLHVETFGFRGEALSSLCALSDVSVVTCHESSTVGTKLVFDHKGHLVQRLPHPRQQGTTVTLQQLFLTLPVRHKEFRRNIKREFTKMVHVLQSYCIISTGVRITCSNQSGQGKRNIVVNTSGSQNMRDNIGAIFGPKQLQNLLPFQHVPPNDNVLEEYGLENAELPQKLFCITGFVSQADHGVGRSATDRQFFFINKRPCDPQKVTKLVNEVYHMYNRHQYPFVALNIEVASECVDVNVTPDKRQILLQEEKLLLAILKSCLISMFEAGVNKISLNNTLIPSSATASKQSEENMFESGDNTRLVTESPKSSLNLADLKAAFSNYHNSNSGVKSNLSKAANNSPAQKNIKSFFKDTGKTSCNPGGKSPLTLKCNLKTGSSAGRSVLDGFRYGKGHDSKDIAPYSLDIPSPDSQNCDPHSPAFDVEEPIIKKEAPTETTEVLQESYLQIEPTAESECRSLSPDLKRARKENPDCAVDAPISLQKRAVSLYFSLQDLTGKIKRLQDRKQKEKNSEELQYRRFRAKINPGESQCAEAELKKEISKDMFKQMEIVGQFNLGFIITKLNSDIFMIDQHATDEKYNFEMLQQHTVLQGQKLIVPQKLHLTAVNENVLMENIEIFQKNGFEFQIDEDAQVMERVKLVSLPTSKNWTFGPTDIEELIFMLSDSPGVMCRPSRVRQMFASRACRKSVMIGTALSTSEMKKLVGHMAEIEQPWNCPHGRPTMRHLVNLDLLSQN
- the pms2 gene encoding mismatch repair endonuclease PMS2 isoform X2, whose amino-acid sequence is MTDNCSLEPAGAIKAIDKNSVHQICSGQVVLTLATAVKELVENSIDAGATNIDVKLKEHGIELVEVSDNGKGVEEANFEGLTLKHHTSKLRDFSDLLHVETFGFRGEALSSLCALSDVSVVTCHESSTVGTKLVFDHKGHLVQRLPHPRQQGTTVTLQQLFLTLPVRHKEFRRNIKREFTKMVHVLQSYCIISTGVRITCSNQSGQGKRNIVVNTSGSQNMRDNIGAIFGPKQLQNLLPFQHVPPNDNVLEEYGLENAELPQKLFCITGFVSQADHGVGRSATDRQFFFINKRPCDPQKVTKLVNEVYHMYNRHQYPFVALNIEVASECVDVNVTPDKRQILLQEEKLLLAILKSCLISMFEAGVNKISLNNTLIPSSATASKQSEENMFESGDNTRLVTESPKSSLNLADLKAAFSNYHNSNSGVKSNLSKAANNSPAQKNIKSFFKDTGKTSCNPGGKSPLTLKCNLKTGSSAGRSVLDGFRYGKGHDSKDIAPYSLDIPSPDSQNCDPHSPAFDVEEPIIKKEAPTETTEVLQESYLQIEPTAESECRSLSPDLKRARKENPDCAVDAPISLQKRAVSLYFSLQDLTGKIKRLQDRKQKEKNSEELQYRRFRAKINPGESQCAEAELKKEISKDMFKQMEIVGQFNLGFIITKLNSDIFMIDQHATDEKYNFEMLQQHTVLQGQKLIVPQKLHLTAVNENVLMENIEIFQKNGFEFQIDEDAQVMERVKLVSLPTSKNWTFGPTDIEELIFMLSDSPGVMCRPSRVRQMFASRACRKSVMIGTALSTSEMKKLVGHMAEIEQPWNCPHGRPTMRHLVNLDLLSQN